From candidate division WOR-3 bacterium, one genomic window encodes:
- a CDS encoding FAD-binding oxidoreductase, with protein MKKRTADAIVIGGGIIGAATGYYLAKQGLKVILLERNFPCAGSTGRCIGGIRAQFTHDLTIRVMLKSIKMFMELDSELGEDIEWYAGGYLFLAFDEERKKSFLQAIEIQRRYGLKVDFISPDECARIVPGLNQEGLLGGAWCPTDGQANPFKVTYGYLKGMERLGSKVITDSEVKRINIQGDKVVSVVTQTGDEFYAPVVLNAAGPWAEGVAQLAGVFLPVKPDRHEALVTEAVERCLEPMLVDYRSDGCYFVQHYKTGHFIGCYTPVPIVPGDRIDASDEFITEMPRRMVRLLPKLASVKVLRQWAGSYEMSPDGNPICGRTPVEGFYVAAGMSGHGFMFGPALGYLMAELITTGKSSIDISEFRLDRSFAKAEAMK; from the coding sequence GAAAGGAATTTTCCCTGTGCAGGTTCAACCGGTAGATGTATCGGTGGGATTCGCGCCCAGTTCACCCATGATTTGACCATCAGGGTTATGCTCAAGAGCATCAAGATGTTTATGGAACTTGATAGCGAGTTGGGTGAGGACATTGAATGGTATGCGGGTGGGTATCTTTTCCTCGCCTTTGATGAGGAGCGCAAGAAATCATTTCTGCAGGCTATTGAAATACAAAGAAGATATGGTTTAAAGGTAGATTTTATATCACCTGATGAATGCGCCCGGATTGTGCCCGGTTTGAACCAGGAGGGGCTTTTAGGAGGTGCCTGGTGTCCAACTGATGGACAGGCAAACCCTTTCAAGGTAACATACGGCTATCTTAAGGGGATGGAGCGCTTAGGCTCAAAGGTTATTACAGACTCCGAGGTGAAGAGGATAAATATTCAGGGTGATAAGGTTGTTTCGGTGGTCACTCAAACTGGTGATGAGTTTTATGCACCGGTTGTCCTGAACGCTGCCGGACCCTGGGCAGAGGGTGTTGCTCAACTTGCTGGTGTCTTTTTGCCGGTAAAGCCTGATAGACATGAGGCGCTGGTTACCGAGGCGGTTGAGCGTTGTCTGGAGCCAATGTTGGTTGATTACCGGTCTGATGGCTGCTACTTTGTCCAGCATTATAAAACAGGTCATTTTATCGGCTGCTATACACCGGTGCCCATTGTCCCTGGAGACCGGATTGACGCTTCTGATGAGTTCATTACCGAGATGCCGAGGAGGATGGTGCGCCTCTTACCAAAACTGGCGTCGGTCAAGGTCTTAAGGCAATGGGCGGGTTCGTATGAGATGAGTCCTGATGGCAATCCGATTTGCGGCAGGACACCGGTTGAGGGGTTTTATGTTGCTGCCGGGATGAGCGGACACGGTTTTATGTTTGGTCCGGCTTTAGGCTATTTGATGGCAGAGTTGATTACTACCGGTAAATCGTCCATTGACATTTCTGAGTTCAGGCTTGACCGCTCCTTTGCCAAAGCCGAGGCGATGAAATAG